In the Meiothermus sp. QL-1 genome, one interval contains:
- a CDS encoding fucose isomerase, whose protein sequence is MLRIGLVPLVRPLFRGSRLGLEKTTRRALAALGEELGFELAYVAEPVAEAAQAEAAAQAAMAARLDFLLLQCVTFTTGEEFLPLLRLPLPLGLWALPEAWEGGPLPQNALCGLNLGLSLARGPVKWFYGWVEDDWFQSRFRLTLAALRGARVLREGRVLWLGGAAPGFFAFEALPETGLVVEQAGLDELWAALGEVREAEVKERLQALDELAECSEEALWESVRLELALARLARGYDGVALRDWPEIPGRLGVMPQAALARLADAGYALAPEGDVMGLASMLALRAVSGRPALLLDLVHLSHKGLLLWHGGEASRAWAGGPTRLVPHFNRGLPAVRDMALRAGPVSGLRLLPGRRAVVYGGHLSGERGYEGVSGYLTRPTWAAQPLTPQQFLASWLNHRLPHHLVAGMGAHEGALLEMCAWLGLEVLPARPEEGLA, encoded by the coding sequence ATGCTCCGCATCGGCCTGGTCCCCCTCGTGCGGCCCCTTTTCCGGGGCTCCAGGCTCGGTCTGGAAAAGACCACCCGAAGGGCCCTCGCGGCCCTCGGGGAGGAGCTGGGCTTTGAGCTGGCCTACGTGGCCGAGCCGGTGGCGGAGGCGGCCCAGGCCGAGGCGGCTGCGCAGGCGGCCATGGCAGCGCGGCTGGACTTCCTGCTGCTCCAGTGCGTGACCTTCACCACGGGGGAGGAGTTCCTGCCGCTTTTGCGGCTGCCTCTGCCGCTGGGCCTTTGGGCCCTTCCCGAGGCCTGGGAGGGAGGGCCCCTGCCGCAGAACGCCCTGTGCGGCCTCAACCTGGGGCTCTCGCTGGCAAGGGGGCCGGTCAAGTGGTTCTACGGCTGGGTGGAGGATGACTGGTTCCAGTCGCGCTTCAGGCTTACCCTCGCAGCGCTGCGGGGGGCCAGGGTCCTGCGGGAGGGGCGGGTGCTCTGGCTGGGGGGCGCGGCGCCGGGGTTTTTCGCCTTTGAGGCCCTGCCCGAGACCGGGCTGGTGGTGGAGCAGGCCGGCCTGGACGAGCTTTGGGCAGCCCTCGGTGAGGTGCGCGAGGCCGAGGTAAAAGAGCGCCTGCAGGCCCTGGATGAGCTTGCGGAGTGCTCCGAAGAGGCCCTTTGGGAGAGCGTCAGGCTCGAGCTGGCCCTGGCCCGCCTGGCCCGGGGTTACGACGGGGTGGCCCTCAGGGACTGGCCGGAGATTCCGGGGCGGCTTGGGGTGATGCCCCAGGCCGCCTTGGCCCGGCTGGCCGATGCAGGGTATGCGCTGGCCCCCGAGGGGGATGTGATGGGGCTGGCCTCGATGCTGGCCCTGCGGGCCGTCTCGGGCCGGCCGGCCTTGCTGCTCGACCTCGTCCACCTCTCCCATAAGGGGCTTCTGCTCTGGCACGGGGGGGAGGCCTCCCGGGCCTGGGCCGGCGGCCCCACCCGGCTCGTTCCCCACTTCAACCGCGGGCTGCCGGCGGTGCGGGATATGGCCCTCCGGGCAGGGCCCGTCAGCGGCCTGCGCCTCCTGCCGGGCCGCAGGGCTGTGGTCTACGGCGGGCACCTGAGCGGCGAGCGGGGCTACGAGGGGGTCTCCGGCTACCTCACCCGCCCCACCTGGGCCGCCCAGCCCCTCACCCCCCAGCAGTTCCTGGCGAGCTGGCTCAACCACCGCCTGCCCCACCACCTGGTGGCGGGGATGGGGGCGCACGAGGGCGCGCTTCTGGAGATGTGCGCCTGGCTCGGGCTGGAGGTGCTGCCTGCCCGCCCTGAGGAGGGGCTGGCATGA
- a CDS encoding hydroxyacid dehydrogenase: MIVVCEYMSPGGLARLQESGLGVFYDPELWKDRAALKAHLAGALALIVRNQTRVDAELLAAAPHLRAVGRLGAGLDNIVQPDLEARGVVLCHARGLNATAVAEYVLAAMLHLARNLAKAAAHVAAGGWDRSAFGGFELAGKTLGLLGLGEVGLRVARRARALGMRVLAADPARQPWEAVVEDLGIELCEVPQLLARARFLSLHAPLTPETRYLIRAETLTQMPRGAYLINTARGELVHSADLAKALWEGHLAGAVLDVVEPEPLPESHPLRGVPNLYITPHIAGLTAEAQEAVGLWVAEGVLRALGVEA, translated from the coding sequence ATGATTGTGGTCTGTGAGTACATGAGCCCGGGCGGGCTGGCGCGCCTGCAGGAGAGCGGTCTTGGGGTTTTCTACGACCCCGAGCTGTGGAAGGACCGCGCAGCCCTCAAGGCCCACCTGGCCGGGGCCCTGGCCCTCATCGTGCGCAACCAGACCCGGGTGGACGCCGAGCTGCTGGCCGCAGCGCCCCACCTGAGGGCGGTGGGGCGGCTGGGGGCAGGCTTGGACAACATCGTGCAGCCCGACCTGGAGGCCCGGGGCGTGGTGCTCTGCCATGCCCGGGGCCTCAACGCCACCGCGGTGGCAGAGTACGTGCTGGCCGCCATGCTGCACCTAGCCCGCAACCTTGCTAAAGCTGCGGCCCACGTGGCGGCGGGGGGGTGGGACCGCTCCGCTTTCGGCGGCTTCGAGCTGGCCGGCAAGACCCTGGGGCTTCTGGGCCTGGGCGAGGTGGGGCTGCGGGTGGCCAGGCGGGCCCGGGCCCTAGGGATGCGAGTACTGGCGGCCGACCCAGCGCGGCAGCCCTGGGAGGCGGTGGTGGAGGACCTGGGGATTGAGCTCTGCGAGGTGCCGCAGCTCCTGGCCCGCGCCCGCTTCCTCTCGCTGCACGCGCCCCTTACCCCAGAGACCCGCTACCTGATTCGGGCCGAGACCCTCACCCAGATGCCGCGGGGCGCCTACCTGATTAATACCGCGCGGGGCGAGCTGGTGCATTCGGCCGATCTGGCAAAGGCCCTGTGGGAGGGGCACCTGGCGGGGGCGGTGCTGGACGTGGTGGAGCCTGAGCCCCTGCCCGAGTCCCATCCGCTTAGGGGGGTGCCGAACCTCTACATTACCCCCCACATTGCGGGCCTGACCGCCGAGGCCCAGGAGGCGGTGGGGCTTTGGGTGGCCGAGGGGGTCTTGCGGGCCTTGGGGGTGGAGGCATGA
- a CDS encoding glucose-1-phosphate thymidylyltransferase yields the protein MKGLILAAGRGTRLRPLTHTRPKPVIRLAGKPIIRYAVENLLQAGIREIGVVVSPDTQEDIRQALRNCLPADITYIVQEQALGIAHAVGVAREWLEGSPFVLYLGDNLFQKGVQPFVEAFRPGVGAVIALVRVPDPRQFGVAVLEQGRITKLLEKPKDPPSDLAVAGVYVFSPSILEIIANLKPSARGEYEITDAIQALMDQGHTVLGQEIAGWWKDTGRPDDLLDANRLLLVEQKSPTPVVEGQVEDSKITGRVVVEKGATVRNSTVLGPVHIASGALIEGAYIGPFTSIGPNARVRQAEVEFSILEEGAVVEDVPLRLHECILGVGARVTRRSGLPKAHKLVLGDLSSLELA from the coding sequence ATGAAAGGACTCATCCTCGCGGCCGGGCGGGGCACCCGCCTGCGCCCCCTGACCCACACCCGCCCCAAGCCGGTCATCCGGCTGGCCGGCAAGCCCATCATCCGCTACGCGGTGGAGAACCTACTCCAGGCCGGCATCCGCGAGATTGGGGTGGTGGTCTCACCCGACACCCAGGAGGACATTCGCCAGGCCCTCCGAAACTGCCTGCCCGCCGACATCACCTACATCGTGCAGGAGCAGGCCCTGGGAATTGCCCATGCCGTGGGGGTGGCGCGGGAGTGGCTGGAGGGGAGCCCCTTTGTGCTCTACCTGGGCGACAACCTGTTCCAAAAGGGGGTGCAGCCCTTCGTGGAGGCCTTTAGGCCCGGGGTGGGGGCGGTGATCGCCCTGGTGCGGGTGCCTGACCCCCGGCAGTTCGGGGTGGCGGTCCTGGAGCAGGGCCGGATTACGAAGCTCCTGGAGAAGCCCAAGGACCCCCCCTCCGACCTGGCGGTGGCCGGGGTGTACGTCTTTAGCCCAAGCATTTTGGAGATTATCGCCAACCTGAAGCCCAGCGCCCGGGGCGAGTACGAGATTACCGATGCCATCCAGGCCCTGATGGACCAGGGCCATACCGTGCTGGGTCAGGAAATCGCCGGCTGGTGGAAGGACACCGGCCGCCCCGACGACCTGCTGGACGCCAACCGGCTCCTGCTGGTGGAGCAAAAAAGCCCCACGCCGGTGGTGGAGGGGCAGGTAGAGGACAGCAAGATCACCGGGCGGGTGGTGGTCGAGAAGGGGGCCACGGTGCGCAACAGCACCGTGCTGGGCCCGGTGCACATCGCCTCCGGGGCTCTGATTGAGGGGGCCTACATCGGACCTTTCACCTCGATTGGGCCCAACGCCAGGGTGCGCCAGGCCGAGGTGGAGTTCTCCATTCTGGAGGAAGGCGCGGTGGTGGAAGACGTGCCTTTGCGGCTGCACGAGTGCATCCTGGGGGTGGGAGCCCGGGTCACCCGCCGAAGCGGCCTGCCCAAGGCCCACAAGCTGGTGCTGGGGGACCTGAGCAGCCTCGAGCTAGCCTAG
- a CDS encoding ABC transporter substrate-binding protein, which yields MRRLFWLLLAVLLASFALAQQTRLRVFVGGQQRPDVMRKILDLYQSRNPGVRVEIEVGGATSDQQQQYLTTVLASRDPSIDVILIDIIRPAQYLASRWADTIDKYLPAASRQALLQQYLPAYSQANVINGQLVALPGFADAMFLYYRADLLEKYGFRPPTTWEEAIQQAQTILQRENNPTLNGIGFIGAPVEGAVCTFLLPVWAAGGDVTNAQGQFALTVEQAQRALQFWVGLMDQKVSPPNMAEKPQDTIRQEMQAGRWIFGTLFAYAWNRFQNDPDSQVKGKIGVVPLPAFAGGRQASCLGGWQWVVSDFSRNKAQAHKLVRYLSSPEVSKILAIEASNLPVFPALYRDPDILRVNPWFAQALPVVQAARARPQHPRYSEISEVIRVTTNQVLARQKTPEQGAREIVGRLQAIYAGR from the coding sequence ATGAGAAGGCTTTTCTGGCTCCTTTTGGCAGTGCTGCTGGCCTCCTTTGCCCTGGCCCAGCAGACCCGGCTGCGGGTCTTCGTGGGGGGGCAGCAGCGCCCGGACGTGATGCGGAAGATCCTGGACCTCTACCAGTCGCGCAACCCCGGGGTGCGGGTGGAGATCGAGGTGGGCGGGGCCACCTCCGACCAGCAGCAGCAGTACCTCACCACCGTGCTGGCCTCGCGCGACCCCAGCATCGACGTTATCCTCATCGACATCATCCGCCCCGCCCAGTACCTGGCCAGCCGCTGGGCCGACACCATCGACAAGTACCTGCCAGCGGCCTCGAGGCAGGCCCTGCTGCAGCAGTACCTGCCGGCCTACTCCCAGGCCAACGTGATCAACGGTCAGCTCGTGGCCCTGCCGGGCTTCGCCGATGCCATGTTCCTCTACTACCGGGCCGACCTTTTGGAGAAGTACGGCTTCAGGCCCCCCACCACCTGGGAAGAGGCCATCCAGCAGGCCCAGACCATCCTGCAGCGGGAAAACAACCCCACCCTGAACGGCATCGGCTTCATCGGAGCCCCGGTCGAGGGGGCGGTCTGCACCTTCCTGCTCCCGGTCTGGGCTGCCGGGGGCGATGTGACCAACGCCCAGGGGCAGTTCGCCCTCACCGTGGAGCAGGCCCAGCGGGCCCTGCAGTTCTGGGTGGGCCTGATGGACCAGAAAGTCTCGCCCCCCAACATGGCCGAGAAGCCCCAGGACACCATCCGCCAGGAGATGCAGGCCGGGCGCTGGATCTTCGGCACCCTGTTCGCCTACGCCTGGAATAGGTTCCAAAACGACCCCGACAGCCAGGTCAAGGGCAAGATTGGGGTGGTGCCCTTGCCGGCCTTTGCCGGGGGGCGCCAGGCGAGCTGCCTGGGTGGCTGGCAGTGGGTGGTCTCCGACTTCAGCCGCAACAAGGCCCAGGCCCACAAGCTGGTGCGCTACCTCTCCAGCCCCGAGGTCTCCAAAATCCTGGCCATCGAGGCCTCCAACCTGCCGGTCTTCCCAGCCCTCTACCGCGACCCCGATATCCTGCGGGTGAACCCCTGGTTTGCCCAGGCCCTGCCGGTGGTGCAGGCTGCCCGGGCTAGGCCCCAGCACCCCCGCTACAGCGAGATATCCGAGGTCATCCGCGTGACCACCAACCAGGTGCTGGCCCGGCAGAAAACCCCTGAGCAGGGGGCCCGCGAGATCGTGGGCCGCCTGCAGGCCATCTACGCCGGACGCTAG
- a CDS encoding carbohydrate ABC transporter permease, whose protein sequence is MSRGFRQRIWLWLAAAAVVVNGFFPAVWILLTSFKTEAELTRIPITWWPERFTLQNYVQALTGAPIGRYFLNSLVVATGATVLCVFVSALAAYALARLRIPYKTLIFSLLVGVSMFPTVTLLLPLFEMVLALGLRNTYIALILPHAALSIPVATLVLVSFFQGIPKDLEAAAMVDGCTRLGALWRVVVPLSAPGVFTAGILAFVNSWDEFLLALTLMPSQAMRTLPVGIQFLQGEYTFPWPLISAALVIALVPVAVVIALFQERVVGGLTQGGVKG, encoded by the coding sequence ATGAGTAGGGGGTTCCGCCAGCGCATCTGGCTCTGGCTGGCCGCGGCCGCGGTGGTGGTGAACGGGTTTTTCCCCGCGGTTTGGATTCTTCTCACCTCCTTCAAGACCGAGGCCGAGCTCACCCGTATCCCCATCACCTGGTGGCCCGAGCGCTTTACCCTGCAGAACTACGTGCAGGCCCTAACCGGAGCCCCCATCGGGCGCTACTTTCTCAACAGCCTGGTAGTGGCAACAGGGGCCACGGTGCTCTGCGTCTTCGTCTCGGCCCTGGCGGCCTACGCCCTGGCCCGGCTGCGCATCCCCTACAAGACCCTCATCTTTTCGCTGCTGGTGGGGGTCTCGATGTTTCCCACGGTGACCCTTCTGCTGCCCCTGTTCGAGATGGTGCTGGCCTTAGGGTTGAGAAACACCTACATCGCCCTCATCCTGCCCCATGCTGCGCTCTCGATTCCGGTGGCCACCTTGGTGCTGGTGAGCTTTTTCCAGGGAATCCCCAAGGACCTCGAGGCCGCGGCCATGGTGGACGGCTGCACCCGGCTGGGGGCCTTGTGGCGGGTGGTGGTGCCGCTTTCCGCTCCCGGGGTCTTCACCGCCGGCATTCTGGCTTTTGTGAATAGCTGGGACGAGTTTCTGCTGGCCCTGACCCTGATGCCTTCCCAGGCCATGCGCACCCTGCCGGTGGGGATTCAGTTCCTGCAGGGGGAGTACACCTTCCCCTGGCCCCTTATCTCGGCGGCGCTGGTGATTGCGTTGGTGCCGGTGGCGGTGGTGATCGCGCTCTTCCAGGAGCGGGTGGTGGGGGGGTTGACCCAAGGAGGGGTGAAGGGCTAG
- a CDS encoding Ldh family oxidoreductase: MRVSCERLEAALVAHFEGLGLPAAHAQGVARVLLEAELEGHTGHGLARVGQYTAQLRAGGLNPRPRMRLEEGRPGVAVLHADWALGPVAGLFALEALVPRARAQGVALVAVRGAGHAGALSAYVGRLARAGLVGLAFANTPPALAPGPVLGTNPLALGAPAEPYPVVVDTSVAVVARGRIMAAAKRGEPIPLGWAVDRAGRPTTDARAALEGALLPVGEGKGYALAVLVEVLAGVLAGAVLSPELTLPWGPPEQAARPGLLLLALEPTAFGEGYAARMARLLGALEAVGGRVPGWRRAALRARALQEGIWINESLQAELSELGLRL; this comes from the coding sequence ATGAGGGTTTCTTGCGAGCGGCTCGAGGCGGCCTTGGTGGCCCACTTCGAGGGGCTGGGCCTGCCTGCGGCCCATGCCCAGGGGGTGGCCCGGGTGCTCCTCGAGGCCGAGCTCGAGGGCCACACCGGCCACGGCCTGGCCCGGGTGGGGCAGTACACCGCCCAGCTCAGGGCGGGGGGCCTCAACCCGCGGCCCAGGATGCGCCTGGAGGAGGGGCGGCCTGGGGTGGCGGTGCTCCACGCCGATTGGGCTCTGGGGCCGGTGGCCGGGCTTTTCGCGCTGGAGGCCCTGGTGCCCCGAGCCCGGGCGCAGGGGGTGGCCCTGGTCGCGGTGCGGGGGGCGGGGCACGCGGGGGCCCTGTCGGCCTACGTGGGCCGGCTGGCCCGGGCGGGTCTGGTGGGCCTGGCCTTTGCCAATACCCCGCCTGCCCTGGCCCCTGGGCCGGTCCTGGGTACCAACCCCCTCGCCCTGGGGGCCCCAGCCGAGCCCTACCCGGTGGTGGTGGACACCTCGGTGGCGGTGGTGGCCCGGGGTCGGATTATGGCTGCAGCCAAAAGAGGGGAGCCCATCCCTTTGGGCTGGGCAGTGGACCGGGCGGGCCGGCCCACCACCGACGCGCGGGCCGCTTTGGAAGGGGCGCTGCTGCCGGTGGGGGAGGGAAAGGGCTATGCCCTGGCCGTGCTGGTGGAGGTGCTGGCTGGGGTGCTGGCGGGGGCCGTGCTCTCGCCCGAGCTGACCCTGCCCTGGGGCCCGCCCGAGCAGGCCGCCCGGCCGGGGCTTTTGCTCCTGGCCCTCGAGCCCACAGCTTTCGGCGAGGGCTACGCAGCGCGGATGGCCCGGCTTCTAGGGGCCCTCGAGGCCGTGGGGGGCCGGGTTCCGGGCTGGCGCCGGGCCGCCCTGCGGGCCAGGGCCCTGCAGGAGGGCATCTGGATCAACGAGTCCCTTCAGGCCGAGCTCAGCGAGCTGGGCTTGCGCCTATGA
- a CDS encoding extracellular solute-binding protein, with protein MKHWMVLVFLAALGMASAQTVVRLQGFGGNDTAIMSSLVREIVNPALEREGIRAEYQGIEGDYRAALLNAISAGTAADLFYVDIFWSEPLFASGRVEPLNRYFTPQELAVFNRNLLNAFTLRGNVYGLPKDFNTLAVQFNRDLFDEAKVPYPNQTDTWDTFKDKLRRVQAALKDVVGLCVVADHARFGAFAHATGWRPFNAQGRTVLDANFRRAFEWYTSLVRDGAGRLAQDLGEGWTGGCFGAEKAAVAIEGAWIGAFLRDKAPNLRYGTTFIPLDPVTRQRGNFIFTVSWSMNAASRNKEAAAKVLRQLTSVEAQNWILSRGLALPSRSALANSPVLQRPGRENELNRVVFQGSTSVGGAVLPFKFGALDGGNWMRPINEALQAVITGRKTVDQAIADAQAELNRIER; from the coding sequence ATGAAGCACTGGATGGTTTTGGTCTTTCTGGCGGCGCTGGGGATGGCCTCAGCGCAAACTGTGGTGCGGCTGCAGGGCTTTGGCGGCAACGACACCGCCATCATGAGCAGCCTGGTGCGGGAGATCGTGAACCCTGCGCTGGAGCGGGAGGGAATCCGAGCCGAGTACCAGGGCATTGAGGGCGACTACCGGGCTGCCCTCCTCAACGCCATCTCGGCGGGTACTGCAGCCGACCTCTTCTACGTGGACATCTTCTGGTCGGAGCCCCTTTTCGCCTCGGGGCGGGTAGAGCCCCTGAACCGCTACTTCACCCCGCAGGAACTGGCGGTGTTCAACCGCAATCTTCTAAACGCTTTCACCCTCAGGGGCAACGTGTACGGGCTGCCCAAGGATTTCAACACCCTGGCGGTGCAGTTCAACAGGGACCTCTTCGATGAGGCCAAGGTGCCCTACCCCAACCAGACCGATACCTGGGACACCTTCAAGGACAAGCTCAGAAGGGTGCAGGCCGCTTTGAAGGATGTGGTGGGGCTTTGCGTGGTGGCCGACCATGCCCGATTCGGAGCCTTCGCCCACGCCACCGGCTGGCGGCCCTTCAACGCCCAGGGTCGCACCGTGCTGGACGCCAACTTCCGCCGGGCCTTCGAGTGGTACACCAGCCTGGTGCGGGACGGGGCGGGCAGGCTGGCCCAGGACCTGGGGGAGGGCTGGACGGGTGGCTGCTTTGGGGCCGAGAAGGCCGCGGTGGCCATCGAGGGGGCCTGGATTGGGGCTTTCCTGCGCGACAAGGCCCCCAACCTGCGCTACGGCACCACTTTCATTCCCCTTGACCCAGTCACCCGGCAGCGCGGGAACTTCATCTTCACCGTCTCCTGGAGCATGAACGCCGCTTCGCGCAACAAGGAGGCCGCAGCCAAGGTGCTGCGCCAGCTCACCAGCGTGGAGGCCCAGAACTGGATTCTTTCCCGTGGCCTGGCCCTCCCAAGCCGCAGCGCCCTGGCCAACAGCCCCGTCCTCCAGCGCCCGGGCAGGGAGAACGAGCTCAACCGGGTGGTCTTCCAGGGTTCCACCAGCGTGGGCGGGGCGGTGCTGCCCTTCAAGTTCGGTGCCCTTGATGGGGGCAACTGGATGCGGCCCATCAACGAGGCCTTGCAGGCGGTGATTACTGGCCGGAAGACGGTGGACCAGGCTATAGCCGATGCCCAGGCCGAGCTGAACCGCATTGAGCGCTAA
- a CDS encoding PfkB family carbohydrate kinase — protein sequence MRVLAVGWANLDQRYYVEAFPPTKSRTGVRAYRETLGGPAAVAAQAVARLGGSARLLSRWGKDPAGARLRAMLEAEGVEVHLQLGDATPVSAVLVTPVGERYIFPYRPPLPTGLELDPVRLLEGVGAVLLDGRWPEAGQAVGALARARGLPVVLDLDRNRAPDWSLVTVASHVVASEELALEHGGIELLLDRLAKQGVFAAVTLGARGVVYEGGHLPAHRLEVQDTTGAGDVFHGAFALALAEGQAASVALRFANAAAALHCARGSPPSRQAVEALLG from the coding sequence ATGAGGGTGCTGGCCGTGGGCTGGGCCAATCTGGACCAGCGCTACTATGTGGAGGCTTTTCCCCCCACGAAAAGCCGCACCGGGGTGCGGGCCTACCGTGAGACCCTGGGGGGGCCGGCGGCGGTGGCGGCGCAGGCGGTGGCCCGGCTGGGGGGTTCGGCCCGGCTGCTTTCCCGCTGGGGGAAGGACCCAGCGGGGGCCCGGCTTCGGGCCATGCTCGAGGCCGAGGGGGTAGAGGTCCACCTCCAGCTCGGGGATGCCACCCCGGTCTCGGCGGTACTGGTGACCCCGGTGGGGGAGCGCTACATCTTCCCCTACCGCCCTCCCCTGCCGACAGGGCTCGAGCTGGACCCCGTCAGGCTCCTCGAGGGGGTGGGGGCGGTCTTGCTAGATGGGCGCTGGCCCGAGGCAGGCCAGGCGGTGGGCGCGCTGGCGCGGGCGCGGGGCCTTCCGGTGGTGCTGGACCTGGACCGCAACCGCGCGCCGGACTGGTCGCTGGTGACGGTGGCCTCCCACGTGGTGGCCTCGGAGGAGCTGGCCCTCGAGCACGGTGGGATAGAGCTGCTTCTGGACAGGCTGGCGAAGCAAGGGGTCTTCGCCGCGGTGACCCTGGGGGCCCGGGGGGTGGTCTACGAAGGGGGGCATCTGCCGGCCCACAGACTGGAGGTGCAGGATACCACCGGGGCCGGGGATGTCTTCCACGGGGCCTTTGCCCTGGCCCTGGCCGAGGGGCAAGCCGCTTCGGTGGCCCTCCGCTTTGCCAACGCCGCAGCGGCGCTGCACTGCGCCCGGGGCAGCCCGCCTTCCCGGCAAGCGGTGGAGGCCCTTCTGGGCTAG
- a CDS encoding LacI family DNA-binding transcriptional regulator, translating into MEPNRTPTIQDVARLAGVSTGTVSRVLNQRPGVHPRTRERVLEVVKRLGYVPMQAARELAGKGEVVGILLAPGVRRYIPYFVLLFEHLSEALWQEGLRLEETPTDPAGLPLRAARGYILLGAHDHDPRLEALAQAGVPHVLVGVYPGSFWVAPDDEAGGYAATRHLLELGHREIAHLTGQPHHQAGRERLRGYRRALEAYGVAYRPELVLDGDFSTLTAYRVLRRAWEGGLRFSALFAASDEMAVGARAALEDLGLRVPQDVSLVGYDDLPEVGEGLTTIRQDIAQIARIAAGLLREALGGAEPRGVRVPVRLVVRGTTRLKEVETA; encoded by the coding sequence ATGGAGCCCAACCGCACCCCCACCATACAGGACGTGGCCCGCCTGGCCGGGGTCTCCACCGGCACCGTGAGCCGGGTGTTGAACCAGCGGCCTGGGGTGCATCCCAGAACCCGGGAGCGGGTGCTCGAGGTGGTGAAGCGCCTCGGGTACGTTCCCATGCAAGCGGCCCGCGAGCTCGCTGGCAAGGGCGAGGTGGTGGGCATCCTGCTGGCCCCTGGGGTACGCCGCTACATCCCCTACTTCGTGCTGCTTTTCGAGCACCTCTCCGAGGCCTTGTGGCAGGAGGGGCTGCGTCTGGAGGAGACCCCCACCGACCCGGCAGGCCTGCCCCTGCGGGCTGCGCGGGGCTATATTCTCCTGGGGGCCCACGACCACGACCCCCGCCTGGAGGCCCTGGCCCAGGCGGGGGTCCCCCATGTGCTGGTGGGGGTCTACCCAGGGAGTTTCTGGGTGGCCCCGGACGACGAGGCAGGGGGCTATGCGGCAACCCGCCACCTGCTCGAGCTGGGCCACCGCGAGATTGCCCACCTCACCGGCCAGCCCCACCACCAGGCTGGGCGCGAGCGGCTGCGCGGCTACCGCCGGGCTTTGGAGGCCTACGGTGTGGCCTACCGGCCTGAGCTGGTGCTGGACGGCGACTTCTCCACCCTTACGGCCTACCGCGTGCTGCGCAGGGCCTGGGAGGGGGGGTTGCGCTTTTCCGCTTTGTTCGCAGCCTCCGACGAGATGGCGGTGGGGGCCAGGGCCGCTCTGGAGGACCTGGGCCTGCGCGTTCCGCAGGACGTTTCGCTGGTGGGCTACGACGATCTGCCCGAGGTGGGCGAGGGCCTCACCACCATCCGCCAGGACATCGCCCAGATTGCCCGGATCGCCGCCGGCTTGCTCCGCGAAGCCCTGGGGGGGGCCGAGCCCCGGGGGGTGCGGGTGCCGGTGCGGCTGGTGGTGCGGGGGACTACCCGCTTGAAGGAGGTGGAGACGGCGTAG
- a CDS encoding carbohydrate ABC transporter permease: MTRPEPRPRRSLGDLSERALAFWLLAPAALLLGLVALYPVARLFYNSLFRRRLTDETGVQPVFVGLGNFAQAWADERFWTALWNTLLIVLVTVPGALVVGLLLALLANLPFRVRWPVRLGLLLPWALPLVFAGLIFRWFFDSQYGVVNDVLVRLGGERLFWVTTPELLFWAICLTIIWKTSSFVALILLAGLQVIPKELYEAAAVDGASRWQSFWRITLPLLLPALLVAAIFRTITAFQTFDIPYAMQNGGSAFETLAMYVRTTSIENLNFGYGSALAVLMFLLSLGVTLVYLRYIRGVDE, translated from the coding sequence ATGACCCGGCCAGAGCCCCGTCCCCGCCGCAGCTTAGGCGACCTGAGCGAGCGCGCCCTGGCCTTCTGGCTGCTTGCACCGGCGGCCCTGCTTTTGGGGCTGGTGGCCCTGTACCCGGTAGCCCGGCTCTTCTATAACAGCCTGTTCCGCCGCCGCCTGACCGACGAGACCGGTGTGCAGCCGGTTTTCGTGGGGCTCGGCAACTTTGCCCAGGCCTGGGCCGACGAGCGATTTTGGACGGCCTTGTGGAACACCCTGCTGATTGTGCTGGTCACGGTGCCGGGGGCTTTGGTGGTGGGGCTGCTGCTCGCGCTGCTGGCCAACCTGCCCTTCCGGGTGAGGTGGCCGGTGCGGCTTGGGCTTTTGCTTCCCTGGGCGCTGCCTTTGGTCTTCGCTGGGCTCATCTTCCGCTGGTTCTTCGACAGCCAGTATGGGGTGGTCAACGATGTGCTGGTGCGCCTGGGGGGCGAACGGCTCTTTTGGGTGACCACCCCCGAGCTTCTGTTCTGGGCCATCTGCCTCACCATCATCTGGAAGACCAGCTCGTTCGTGGCCCTGATCCTGCTGGCCGGTCTGCAGGTGATTCCCAAAGAACTCTACGAGGCGGCTGCGGTGGACGGGGCCAGCCGCTGGCAGAGCTTCTGGCGCATTACCCTGCCGCTTTTGTTACCGGCCCTTTTGGTGGCGGCCATCTTTCGCACCATTACCGCTTTCCAGACCTTCGACATCCCCTATGCCATGCAAAACGGGGGGAGCGCTTTCGAGACGCTGGCCATGTACGTGCGCACCACCAGCATAGAAAACCTCAACTTCGGCTACGGCTCGGCCCTGGCGGTGCTGATGTTTCTCCTCAGCCTGGGGGTGACGCTGGTCTATCTGCGCTACATCCGGGGGGTAGATGAGTAG